A genome region from Trichosurus vulpecula isolate mTriVul1 chromosome 5, mTriVul1.pri, whole genome shotgun sequence includes the following:
- the LOC118850918 gene encoding LOW QUALITY PROTEIN: transcription factor 25-like (The sequence of the model RefSeq protein was modified relative to this genomic sequence to represent the inferred CDS: inserted 1 base in 1 codon; substituted 1 base at 1 genomic stop codon), whose translation MENQRSTRKEIEKVFHMKTRSRLQEDQEMARDLIEKALYSLERPFHPLFSLTSGTCRLDYRKTENRAFYLVLFKHMMFPERRGCPRTALEFCKLILSLDPDDDPLCLLLIIDLLALQARDYGFLIHMFQEWESHRNLFQLPNFAFSVPLAYFLLSQQDDLPEVELSSARENASRLIQQALIIFPGILMPLLDCCSVHPDSAVLAHPXGLRTQMSQPPALTQLVPLHIGRTYSLWKDSIIMAWLETNVREALQTVDAGEPIVEEAERRQKVRYQSASRNIYRRVILSEMKEATAALPLEVTSQPVMGFDPLPPLDSITSYTRPXRAYRYSNESTLSLFFGSLLPNFTFQGEDEIGPVGPEEDFDQGLNRLMAATRDLLASIRFQDSPTEDNPDRNGDEDEDWD comes from the exons ATGGAGAACCAGAGGTCAACcaggaaagagatagagaaggtcTTTCACATGAAAACCAG GAGTCGACTCCAGGAGGATCAGGAGATGGCTCGTGATCTTATAGAGAAAGCTTTGTACAGTTTGGAACGCCCATTTCACCCTTTGTTTAGTCTCACCAGTGGAACCTGCAGACTAGATTATCGCAAAACAGAGAACAGAGCTTTCTACCTGGTTCTCTTCAAGCACATGATGTTCCCAGAGAGGAGAGGCTGTCCCCGAACAGCCCTGGAATTCTGCAAACTTATCCTAAGCCTCGATCCAGACGATGACCCCCTCTGCTTGTTGCTGATTATTGATTTGCTGGCATTACAAGCTAGGGATTATGGGTTCCTAATACATatgttccaggaatgggagagTCATCGAAACTTGTTCCAGCTCCCAAATTTTGCCTTCTCTGTACCACTGGCATATTTTCTCCTCAGTCAGCAAGATGATCTCCCGGAGGTTGAACTGAGTTCTGCAAGGGAGAATGCATCTCGCCTGATCCAGCAGGCACTCATCATATTCCCCGGCATTCTCATGCCCCTGCTGGATTGCTGCAGTGTGCACCCAGACTCCGCTGTTTTAGCTCATC TTGGACTCAGGACTCAGATGAGCCAACCTCCTGCCTTGACCCAGCTGGTTCCCCTACACATTGGGAGGACATACTCTCTCTGGAAGGATTCTATCATCATGGCTTGGCTAGAAACAAATGTCAGAGAAGCGCTGCAGACAGTAGATGCTGGTGAACCCATAGTGGAGGAAGCTGAAAGAAGGCAGAAGGTCCGGTACCAGAGTGCCTCCAGAAATATCTATCGCCGTGTGATCCTTTCTGAGATGAAGGAGGCCACCGCAGCCCTGCCTCTGGAAGTGACGTCCCAGCCTGTGATGGGGTTTGACCCTCTGCCTCCCTTGGATTCCATCACTTCCTACACCAGACCATGAAGGGCATACCGTTACTCCAATGAAAGCACATTATCTCTCTTCTTTGGatcattgttgccaaattttacctttcagggaGAAGATGAAATAGGCCCAGTTGGCCCCGAAGAGGACTTTGACCAGGGCTTGAACAGGCTGATGGCAGCCACACGAGACCTCCTGGCCAGCATCCGGTTCCAGGACTCTCCGACAGAAGATAACCCTGATAGGAATGGGGATGAGGATGAAGACTGGGACTAA